TAGTTTCAGTAAATGATTTATGGGTCACTTTAAAACACATAATTTGATTCGTTCTGTATTTGTAACTTGCTTAAGAACTCACTCAGTCAGTATTTTTCCACtcataaatgtaaatcagtTAAGTTTGCACAGCTATTATATGCATGTAtaatgtatgttttattatgACTTGTAAACCACAGACCACGAGAAATGCAGCAGAAATCTGCTTGATTGAATGCTTTGCAGATTTTCAAGTGCAGATCAACATGCAGCTACATAGTTTAAATTCTTAGGTGTTTTGTAATATAGCCATGAAATTAGCTAAGCTCTTGTATTTTTATCCTCAACATGAGGGTTTTGCAATAGAGGAGACCTCACTCAATAATTTGGCTTAGtcataatcatatttttaaaaggaaGATCTTGGTTTTACCTAAAAAGGATACATTtttttgacacattttaaaatccAAATGGTTGAAAGAAGCAATTATATTTGAATCTGTTGCACAATTGACTAAATTATGAAGCATGAAACTTTCTGGCTTATTTTACCAAAAATTcccattattattaaaactcaTGACTTGCTTGTGTGAGTTTCTTGGATTCAAACGTGGCATTTTAACATTGACTTCCTTGTGTGCTGTTATTTTGTGAGACATGAGACTATTAAGATTGTCattttattaacttttgtaACCCTTCACATGcgggtttgttttatttctgtgattgaaATGATCTGCATGCTTCTTTTACTTTAGTCTGGTCAGTTCAATGAAGACATGATCCCTACAGTTGGCTTCAACATGAGGAAAGTCACCAAAGGCAACGTAACAATAAAAGTAAGTCTCGTCTACACAGGTCATTCTTCTACCTCAAGGATGTTTTTTTTGGATCCAGATATAAAGACTCTTCAATGCAAATTATATGCATTACAAGTACAATATGTTTCATTGCCAGTGCCTGCCATCATGTCCACTTGTCCTGTTTTTGCATAGATTTGGGATATAGGCGGGCAGCCGCGGTTCAGGAGCATGTGGGAGCGATACTGCCGGGGCGTCAATGCCATCGTGTGAGTATAGCATCTGCTTTTTGTCCTCACGGAGACTTGCTTGCTTTATTTCATAGCCCAATTTATAATTGCATGTATTGCATTGTAGCTAAATATTGTTTTCTAGTAAGTCCGTCGAAAAGGTAACTAAGATTGtagattaataataaattaacattcACTACTGTtcaagtttggggttggtaagattgtttttttttaatgtaatcaatgctgcatttatttgatcaaaatacagtaaaaatagtaatattgtataatattattacaatttaaataaacttttttttttttctgttttaatgtattttaaaactgtaatttatttattcctgtgatgcaaagctgaattttcagcatcattactcaagtcttcattgtcacataatcttttagaaatcattctaatatgctgatttgctgctctttgaaactattattatcattgttgaaatatttttgctgcttaatattttttttttggaaactgatacattttttcacgattctttggtgaataaaaagtaaaaacctctttattgtcacttttgtttaatttaatccatccttgctgaataaaattatgaaattctagtttgtttgtttttaaatcaaatcttaCCCcacacttttaaatggtagtgtataataaataaatagacatatttattttatttttcttagcTCAAGATATAAACTATTATACAAGCAAACAGAATAGTTGAATCAAGTCAGTATTTTTTTGGTCCATTTATTTGCTTCTtaataagtagctgtgtaataAGTGGTAGATTGTGCAATCAACCAGTCAACAAAATAAACCCCTTCATTGTGACATAGAACCACTCTGCTTCATTTTGAGTTTCTTATCACCCTTCTATCAAGGTTTATTGTGCAACTGGCTGACTGTAAATCATCCCTAACCTGAAGTTTTagtgtttacattatcaacgaCTGCATTAAGGACTCTGTTGGTGTTTTCAGGTATATGGTTGACGCTGCAGATCGTGAAAAGGTCGAAGCTTCGAGAAACGAGCTACACAACTTGTTAGACAAACCACAGCTGCAAGGCATTCCTGTAAGAAGAATTTATTACTGTAGCTGAACATTTCCCCTTGTGCTGTTAATAGAGGACTgtttcttttattaatattttgtgctGTTTTATTACTGGTGAAAATCAAGCCTAGCCATCGCACCACACCTTTTCCAGATCCTTCCCCACTGCTGTGTTGTATTTACCGAGCATGACTAAGCATCTCTACCGTCAGCTCCTGTGGTCCGAGATGTCCTCACTGGGGGCATTATAGGTCTTATCTTCAGCAGAGAAATCAGCACAGAGGAAACAGATCACTCATTGATTATCTGTCTGTAGGGAGTGATGGGAATTTTGGCAGGGGCGTCCACGATTTGCTAAAGCGAACAATTTAAAAAGACAGCTTTAGCACGATCTAATGTAGAACCAACACCCAATAACATAAATCTTGGAAGCAAAAGTGTGAATTGTGCAGTTCAAACATAAAGAGGTTTAAGACAATTCAAGAAGTGCATTGTGGGTGGTTTATTGTTCTTTATCCTCCACAACAGGTACTTGTCCTTGGCAACAAAAGAGACCTCCCCAGCGCACTAGACGAGAAACAAATAATCGAAAAGATGTAAGACTTTTTTCCATTTGGGTGACCACACCCAGATCTTTAGAACGAGTTCATGTGAGGCTACTCTCAAAAAATGGCAATtgatttttgccatttttttccctttttcccCAGGAACCTGTCTGCCATTCAAGACAGAGAGATCTGCTGCTACTCCATTTCATGCAAAGAGAAAGACAACATAGGTGAGAGTTACTGCAGTTTATACACATCCAAATATAAAACTGTGATGTTTGGTCAATTAAAACATCCTAGCAATTACATAGCATAGACCCTAGCATTGTGGCGGTAAACACTACTCACTTTCAGAAAATGTAGAATCTAGTTTTATGGTATTGAGTGTCACAAGCAAATGATGTTATAGATGTTGAAAGCCTATTTTATTGGGTATTATTGAAGACTTGAAAAGCTGATGTTAAGATTTCTTGAAAAAAGTATGAGAAAGACATTATGTGCATTCAGAAGGCCTGCTGCAGTTCAGTGGGTAATACTAAATCAGATGACTCGTGAACCACCTCACCGTGACTCATTCACGGTACAGCCTTTGAGAGTTGTTTTTTTACTAAGCAGTACAGTTGTGGTTGTGATTTCATCTTGATTTCCTCTAATCTGAGAAGCTGTCcatttgcatttattacactacattactcagtttttttaaaaattagctTTACAAGCATCAAATTAACAAAGAAAAGCCAATATGCTTTCCTGTGAAGCAGCTGTTCCCAAACAATGACACATACTCCAAGCTAGTCTGCACAAGAAAATAATTGTAATGGCATAAAACGGTTTTTGTGAGACATTTACTTGTTTACCTGTCAGTGAGgacagttttagttttattacaaAGATCACTGAGCAGTCATTCAAGTGTTACATCATTATTAGTTTCACAATGCATCTGTCATCAAATAGAAAGTGAATTAGCATTAGGGATGTCACTAGcttcaaataaagtatcaaaagtaagTAATCGTGGATTTATTGAACAAATGGGTTTAAATACGTAATATAATCATAATTTACGTACATTGTGTTATATCAAATATACCTACATTAAGTGTTATAT
The Onychostoma macrolepis isolate SWU-2019 chromosome 11, ASM1243209v1, whole genome shotgun sequence genome window above contains:
- the arl8bb gene encoding ADP-ribosylation factor-like 8Bb → MLALIHRFLDWFRSLFWKEEMELTLVGLQYSGKTTFVNVIASGQFNEDMIPTVGFNMRKVTKGNVTIKIWDIGGQPRFRSMWERYCRGVNAIVYMVDAADREKVEASRNELHNLLDKPQLQGIPVLVLGNKRDLPSALDEKQIIEKMNLSAIQDREICCYSISCKEKDNIDITLQWLIQHSKSRRS